In one window of Desulforhabdus amnigena DNA:
- a CDS encoding Maf family protein: MTTLSSREKAIFRNLEPLVLASSSPRRRELLGSMGLSFEVVPSGTEEAGGEGEAPETLVVRWAEEKARVVSKMYPDRWILAADTIVVLEGVLFGKPRDAAEAVSMLRRLSNRTHEVISGVCLLHSYRQIVYVRSVRTFVHFKELSAAEISAYVDTGEPMDKAGAYGIQGRGAFLVHSIQGSYTNVVGLPLCETLEYLMQHRVIAPAVVK, from the coding sequence ATGACGACCCTATCCTCAAGGGAAAAAGCCATATTTCGTAACCTTGAACCATTGGTGCTGGCTTCGTCTTCTCCGCGGCGAAGGGAATTGCTCGGTTCCATGGGGCTTAGTTTTGAGGTTGTTCCCAGTGGAACCGAAGAGGCGGGAGGAGAAGGTGAAGCGCCTGAAACACTTGTGGTGCGGTGGGCGGAAGAAAAGGCTCGCGTGGTTTCGAAGATGTACCCGGATCGCTGGATTTTGGCCGCAGATACCATCGTGGTGCTCGAAGGCGTGCTTTTTGGCAAACCCCGGGATGCCGCTGAAGCGGTCTCCATGCTCAGACGGCTTTCCAATAGGACCCACGAGGTGATCAGCGGGGTATGCCTCCTGCATTCTTACCGGCAGATTGTCTACGTTCGTTCCGTGCGGACGTTTGTCCATTTCAAGGAATTGAGCGCCGCCGAAATAAGCGCCTACGTCGATACGGGAGAGCCCATGGACAAGGCTGGAGCCTACGGCATCCAGGGGAGGGGCGCATTTTTGGTGCATTCCATCCAGGGTTCCTACACCAATGTGGTGGGGCTCCCATTATGTGAAACCCTGGAATATCTGATGCAACACCGGGTCATAGCCCCTGCAGTGGTGAAATGA
- a CDS encoding TatD family hydrolase, whose product MSSLKNMQKEDTKLEKLIDTHAHLDFPEFSTDLDAVLDRAAQKGVEEIVTIGIDLSTSRKAVELAQSHPQLYAAVGIHPHDAFVLDKDSLDSLRNLARQDRVVAVGEIGLDYYRDRQPRALQKECLHRQLEVACEVQLPVVFHIREAYGDFMGIITEYVSSLKGVVLHCFSGDWPIAKRCLDLGFYLSVPGTVTFPKAGTLQDVVRRAPLERLLVETDAPYLTPVPFRGKANEPSYVFYTAQKVADLRRCSFAEVAFQTTCNAHRIFGIEQSKVLRAVIK is encoded by the coding sequence TTGTCCTCTCTGAAGAACATGCAGAAAGAAGATACGAAATTGGAAAAACTCATCGATACTCACGCACACCTGGATTTTCCAGAATTTTCAACCGACCTCGATGCAGTGCTTGATCGTGCCGCTCAAAAGGGGGTCGAGGAAATCGTAACCATAGGCATCGATCTTTCCACCAGTCGCAAAGCGGTGGAACTGGCGCAGAGTCATCCTCAACTCTATGCCGCCGTGGGGATTCATCCCCATGATGCTTTTGTGCTGGATAAAGATTCCCTGGACAGTCTGCGGAATCTGGCGCGCCAGGATCGTGTGGTGGCTGTGGGAGAAATAGGGCTGGATTACTACCGGGACCGCCAACCCAGAGCACTTCAAAAGGAATGTCTGCACCGGCAGCTGGAAGTGGCCTGCGAAGTGCAACTCCCCGTGGTTTTTCATATCCGGGAAGCCTATGGCGATTTTATGGGGATCATCACGGAGTACGTCTCTTCTCTCAAGGGCGTCGTTCTCCACTGTTTTTCGGGAGATTGGCCCATAGCGAAGCGCTGCCTGGATCTGGGCTTTTACCTCTCCGTTCCGGGCACCGTCACCTTTCCCAAGGCCGGAACGCTTCAAGATGTCGTGCGCCGGGCTCCCCTGGAACGCCTGCTGGTGGAAACCGATGCCCCTTATCTGACGCCCGTGCCTTTCCGTGGAAAGGCCAATGAACCTTCATATGTCTTTTATACGGCACAGAAGGTGGCCGATTTGCGGCGGTGTTCCTTTGCCGAGGTGGCTTTTCAGACCACCTGCAATGCCCACAGAATTTTCGGAATAGAACAGTCTAAAGTTTTGCGAGCTGTGATAAAATGA
- a CDS encoding TIGR04211 family SH3 domain-containing protein produces MKKSRIPTVFIMLLIMIFMSQASWAARAYITDSAPVPLRSAPNKQKKAIATLPPGTSVEVLKAPEWTMVRYTPESGDPKNGWVPTSSIGSRPPEETLTKELEAENSALKEKLANLEREKNELTQKQNELSEKLGKLTGSYESLKNGSADYLKLKQEYDSAKSTLSSAQENIQTLMQENENLKLSQKIKWFGAGGLVLVLGWFIGWITGRQGKKRRSSYFF; encoded by the coding sequence ATGAAAAAGAGCCGAATACCTACTGTTTTCATCATGCTTCTTATCATGATTTTCATGTCACAGGCAAGCTGGGCAGCCAGGGCATATATCACCGATTCCGCACCCGTTCCTCTGCGTTCAGCTCCCAACAAGCAGAAAAAAGCCATCGCCACCCTTCCGCCCGGCACCAGTGTAGAGGTTTTAAAAGCACCCGAATGGACCATGGTGCGCTATACTCCGGAATCCGGCGACCCAAAGAATGGCTGGGTTCCAACTTCATCCATCGGGTCGCGCCCCCCCGAGGAAACGCTCACTAAAGAGTTGGAAGCAGAAAACTCCGCCCTCAAAGAAAAACTGGCAAACCTTGAACGTGAGAAAAACGAGTTGACCCAGAAGCAAAATGAACTGAGTGAAAAGTTGGGCAAACTGACAGGCTCTTACGAATCACTCAAGAACGGTTCTGCAGATTACCTGAAACTCAAGCAGGAATACGATTCGGCCAAATCGACTCTGAGTTCTGCCCAGGAAAACATTCAAACACTCATGCAGGAGAATGAAAACCTGAAGCTTTCTCAGAAGATCAAATGGTTTGGGGCCGGGGGGCTGGTGCTCGTTTTAGGCTGGTTTATCGGATGGATCACCGGGCGCCAAGGCAAAAAGCGCCGTTCCAGCTATTTTTTTTAA